The following are encoded in a window of Longimicrobiales bacterium genomic DNA:
- a CDS encoding c-type cytochrome, with the protein MREWLRRIGVGVLVLLALVLAAGSAAFAIGTARIDDVPEVDTHAFDASTGDATSGAELVRVFGCIDCHGGKLEGRMLVDATPMGRVAAPNLTPGRAGGPLTDEQWERAIRHGVGADGRALFILPSNDYVWLSDRDVADLIAYLRTVPAVPDTLPPRGFGPLGRTLVGLGMIDFAPDLMPPDARHLDAPARAATPEYGFYLTRLCAGCHGRNLAGGPMPMPGSPLAANLTPAGNLARWTYEDFERTLRTGVTPEGKSLDPMFMPWPSIGQSDDTALRAMWAYLKTLEPVATEE; encoded by the coding sequence ATGCGGGAATGGCTGCGCCGTATCGGCGTTGGCGTGCTCGTTCTGCTCGCACTCGTCCTCGCCGCCGGCAGTGCGGCGTTCGCGATCGGGACCGCACGCATCGATGATGTACCGGAGGTCGACACCCACGCATTCGACGCGTCCACCGGCGATGCAACGTCAGGCGCCGAGCTGGTGCGGGTGTTCGGGTGCATCGACTGCCATGGCGGGAAGCTGGAAGGACGGATGCTCGTCGATGCGACGCCGATGGGCCGCGTCGCAGCGCCCAACCTCACGCCCGGACGCGCGGGCGGCCCGCTCACCGACGAGCAGTGGGAGCGCGCGATCCGGCACGGCGTCGGAGCGGACGGGCGCGCGCTCTTCATCCTGCCCTCCAACGATTACGTCTGGCTCAGCGACCGCGACGTCGCTGACCTGATCGCCTACCTGCGAACGGTGCCCGCCGTACCCGACACACTGCCGCCACGCGGGTTCGGCCCGCTCGGCCGCACGCTGGTGGGGCTCGGCATGATCGACTTCGCACCGGACCTCATGCCACCCGACGCGCGTCACCTCGATGCACCGGCCAGGGCGGCAACACCCGAGTACGGCTTCTACCTGACGCGCCTCTGCGCGGGCTGCCACGGCCGCAACCTCGCCGGTGGGCCCATGCCCATGCCCGGCTCACCGCTCGCCGCGAACCTGACCCCGGCCGGGAATCTCGCGCGCTGGACGTACGAGGATTTCGAGCGGACGCTGCGGACCGGGGTGACGCCGGAGGGGAAGTCCCTCGATCCGATGTTCATGCCATGGCCATCCATCGGCCAGTCGGACGACACCGCGCTCCGGGCGATGTGGGCATACCTGAAGACGCTGGAACCGGTGGCGACGGAGGAGTGA
- a CDS encoding c-type cytochrome: MTTWKRRAGITLGGLVLLIGLAAGTGYAVSSMHLNARPEVEAHALDLAAADVAEGERLAGAFGCRDCHGGNLAGVMLIDEMPMARLPAPNLTPGREGGALTVEQWERAIRHGIGADGRALFIMPSQEYVYLSDREIADLVAYLQTLPAIPDSLPEREFGPVGRGLVALGKLHPSRDRMLPDARHLEAPAKEPTAEYGYYLTRLCIGCHGAQLAGAPAEAPGAPPGANLTPAGNLKNWTYEQFAHTLKTGVTPEGRHLNPMYMPWTAFSHATDTEMRAIWAYLTSLEPVEWTPVE; encoded by the coding sequence ATGACTACCTGGAAGCGACGAGCGGGCATTACCCTCGGCGGTCTGGTGCTGCTGATCGGACTGGCAGCAGGGACCGGCTACGCCGTCAGCAGCATGCACCTGAACGCACGGCCGGAGGTCGAGGCGCACGCGCTCGATCTTGCCGCGGCGGACGTAGCCGAAGGTGAGCGTCTTGCCGGCGCGTTCGGCTGCCGTGACTGCCACGGCGGCAACCTGGCCGGCGTGATGCTGATCGACGAGATGCCGATGGCGCGTCTGCCCGCACCCAACCTGACGCCGGGTCGTGAGGGCGGTGCACTGACAGTGGAGCAGTGGGAGCGCGCGATCCGGCACGGTATCGGTGCGGACGGCCGCGCGCTGTTCATCATGCCGTCGCAGGAGTACGTGTACCTGAGTGACCGGGAGATCGCTGACCTGGTCGCGTACCTGCAGACGCTGCCGGCGATCCCCGATTCACTGCCGGAGCGCGAGTTCGGCCCGGTCGGTCGGGGTCTCGTGGCACTCGGCAAGCTCCATCCATCCCGGGATCGCATGCTGCCGGACGCGCGCCATCTCGAGGCGCCTGCAAAGGAGCCGACTGCGGAGTACGGCTATTACCTGACGCGTCTCTGCATCGGCTGCCACGGCGCGCAGCTCGCCGGCGCGCCTGCCGAGGCGCCTGGTGCGCCACCCGGAGCGAACCTGACGCCGGCCGGCAACCTGAAGAACTGGACGTACGAGCAGTTTGCACACACGCTGAAGACCGGTGTCACACCGGAGGGCAGGCACCTGAACCCGATGTACATGCCGTGGACCGCGTTCTCGCACGCGACGGACACGGAGATGCGCGCGATCTGGGCATACCTGACGTCGCTCGAGCCGGTCGAGTGGACGCCAGTCGAGTGA